The proteins below are encoded in one region of Nilaparvata lugens isolate BPH chromosome X, ASM1435652v1, whole genome shotgun sequence:
- the LOC111048122 gene encoding E3 ubiquitin-protein ligase XIAP-like: protein MGDQSHVWDYELQRRKSFKKWRNISPELSAENIAAQGFYYTGESDTVCCAFCHIYISHWTKTDNPREVHKNANPNCRFILKRLTHNVTIANERGDWMLLYDDRLKSFNDGDEENASTLAEQGFFQDINGYVQCVFCKMILDSVSRKPCHMDFCPKWYKQEKVKEDESSIVWEEEV, encoded by the coding sequence ATGGGTGATCAATCTCATGTCTGGGACTATGAACTTCAGAGacgaaaatcattcaaaaaatggAGAAATATTTCGCCAGAACTTTCTGCAGAGAATATTGCTGCACAAGGCTTCTACTACACTGGTGAGAGTGATACAGTATGCTGTGCATTTTGTCACATTTATATTAGTCATTGGACCAAGACCGATAATCCAAGAGAAGTTCATAAAAATGCTAATCCAAATTGCAGATTTATACTCAAAAGACTGACACACAATGTCACCATTGCCAATGAGAGGGGTGATTGGATGCTTTTGTATGATGATCGTTTGAAGTCGTTCAATGATGGCGATGAGGAAAATGCAAGCACACTAGCTGAACAAGGGTTTTTCCAAGACATAAACGGATATGTGCAATGTGTGTTCTGCAAAATGATTCTAGACTCTGTCAGCAGAAAACCTTGTCACATGGACTTCTGCCCTAAATGGTATAAACAGGAAAAAGTGAAGGAGGATGAGTCATCTATTGTGTGGGAGGAGGAGGTATAA